In Arvicanthis niloticus isolate mArvNil1 chromosome 11, mArvNil1.pat.X, whole genome shotgun sequence, the genomic window GCAActgtaacaaaaaacaaaaccaaaaccaaattcgAGGCCAGGTGTTACAgaacaagcctttaatcctagcactcagtagtcagagacaggagaatctctatgGGTTTCAGAATAGTCAAGGCTAAatggtgagaacctgtctcaaaaaataaaagaacaaacaagaaaagaatagaTAAGTTTCCTCAACACATGTTGCTGGCATGTGTGAGGCAGATCCAAAGTGCTTACACTGTTAGCACTACCTGTCTTGATGAGATACAGAACAGCTGTGTGATTCAACAAGACAACCTTAAAGCGCAACACAGCCAAACCAAAGCCTGGAACCAGGACTTCCTAACACACAGTCTTTAGCATACTTCCAGTGAGGGTCTTCAGGGTGGGATGTCTGTTGACGGTGCCATATCTCACTCGCTCAGAACATGGGCAGCAGATATaagcactcaaaaaaaaaaatcactttttgaATGAATTACTGAACAGCTGTATGAAGAACTGGATGGGGATTTAGAATGAGTATATTGGGGAAAGGGAATTTCAATTACACCCCTGGTTCTAGTTCCTTACTATCCAGTAAGACTTAAAACAAATGTAGTAAAGTGTCATGTGCTCAAAGTTGGTGAATACTCAGTTGCTAAGGGTGCCTATGTGAAATCTATGAggatgtatgtacacatacataggtacatacatatgtgcacctatatatgcatatagacaCACCTTTTACCCTATACTACATATGCTACACCACAGCCAAGTTCCCACCATATGCATGCACTTACCTGTATAAAGCTGTGTAGTAGCGGTCGGATATTGTCTGTTGAGAATTCATTACTTGGAAAAGTAGCATTAAAGCCTGCACACTAGTATTAAAATTTACAACATGCAACACTTTAAATAAAGTGTCCACCTGCTCCCTCACTTTGTCGTCGCCTGTCTGGGAGTAAGGGTACGCCCTGTTCACACCTGTTAAAATGGCACTGAGCATTTTTGACTCAATGTCTTTTTTCTTGATACAAGTccgaaagaaacaaaaataaagagttATTAATTTGTTAGCCAACTCACTTTCTTCGTGGGAGAGGACCATTTGGTTTAAAAAGCAAATTGCATAGTACTGAGCTTTGGGGCTGATATTCGAGCGAAAGAGCAGCCTCTCTATCTCTCCGCACACAACTCCTTTCATATTGGGATGCTTCCGCAGTAGCACCTCCAACAGATGGGAGGCTTTGGTGGCAATTCTGTTCTGAGGGTCTCCCAGCTTATTTATCACCTGAACAAGAAGAGCTTTTTCCTCCTCGGGTTTATCACAGAGAAGCTCATGGGCGGCCACCAGAGCTCGTGTTTTAGTGGTTACCAAGGAGTCATGACTTAAAGTCTCTAGGACCTGAACAAACTCTGCTACTAAGTGTTTCAGCTGGTGTTCATAATACCACAGGATCAGTCTTCTATCTCTGGAGTCCCTGTTGCCACTGGACAACTCTTCCAGTTTGTGAAAAGGATGCTGGCTGAAAACCCGGAGCTTCCGACTGTCTGGCAGAAGGTCTGTAATGAGCAACTCTTTGAACGTATCCAAAGCCATGAGGCACTGCTGCTTGCTGCCCTTCTTTTTAACAAGGTTCATGAGGGTTTCTACAAACTGGAGTGTGTGAACAGCATCATCCTGGATCAGAAGGATCATGGCTGCCATCCTGTCAGCTAGGGTCCCCGATGACACGATTGCCTTCATCCAGGTGGAAGAGCCTCCCTTTTGATTATTTGTCTTATTCTTGAATAAGCTGACTTCCTGCTCATACAGCTTCTGGGCCAGGGCTTTGTACTTGGACACGACATCCGGAGGCTGCGGTTCCAAGGAATGCTCACTGCTGCACTCCATCTCGTACCACTTGCCCCCAGGCTTGAGCAACAGTGTCTGTCTCTCCAGAAACTCGAACACGTCGGGCTGTTTATCTTTCTTTGCTTTGGAGACGGTGCTGCTCTTAGGATGCTGCTCTGGAACAGTCTTATTCTTTACCTTCTTTTCTgatgtctttcttccttctgttgctttttgttttttattctctaCCTTCAGTGGTTTTGCTTCCTTCTtgctggcattttcttttttatctggtTCATCCTCTTCAATCAAAGACTTTGAGTATTTGGCCAAATTCAGATTCTGAATAAATGCCTCCAATTCACCTTGCTGAAGGTCGTCAATGGTTCCCTTTTTGCCTCCATCCACCACTTCCTCATTATCGTCTAAAGAAGCCAGCATAAGGTAATCTTGCTgcagaaacacataaaaaaaaaaaaaagccgtatTACAAACCCAGAACTTCAGTAAGAACTTCATCTTTAAAAACCATTACATCTGAATTATTACACTATTACCTGGTAAACTCACTGACGGGAAAATGTGCAAAAGATATGTACACCATAGGAAAACCGTTTTTGAAGAACCTTCTTCAAGATACGAAAATATGCTCAAGCTAACAGTCACAAAATCCAATGAAAATCGCAATGATACATATATGCGTCAGGTAAGGTTAAAGGTTTATATGAATGGGCAGGAGGATGGTTCGGTGGGTCAAGTCCATGCCAAGCAAGCCTGGTACTTAGGTTCGATCCTCAGAATGCACAAAAAGGAGAGAATCGATtcctaagttgtcctctgatttacACACGGGTGTACCAACAAACATACAAGTACTCCTTCcaataataaaaactaatttatGAGGTAGTGTCGGGAGGAAAAGGCACTTTCACAAAAGGCTACTGTAAACTGGCAGGTCCTTTTAGCGACTCCAATCCAACCTATAAggcatttatttaccttttaaccAAGCAGATTTGGATTACACACACAGTAGCGTTCAAAACATTTGTCCACGTGGTTAGAATTAGATCGCCTACATTTTAACGAAGCATAAACGCAGGAGAAAACATGCAATCCGAATTGTTTTTTTCCACTGAAGAGAGGTAAAAGTAAAAGTGTGGGAACGTTCAGAACAAGTCGGCGGCTGGGCGCGGGTCCCACACTCCCGGCAGCGGTGCGCATCCCCTTCCCCAGAGCCTGCGGCCGTTACCTTTGTGCCTCCGAGGCGTAACACCTCCTCCAGAGAGAAGCCATTCTCGGTCTCCTCGTCTTCTTCGTTTGGATCTTCTGTCACCTCTTTGGGACGCCAGGGCTGCTTGGCAAGGAACTCTAAAGGTTCCTGGTCCGCCGACATTGCAAGCTGAACACACGAGCGCAGCCCGTAGCTTACTTCCGCTTTCCGGTGACGCACTTCCTATTAGTGGGGCAAATTAGGAAATACCGTTCCACTCCGCCTCCGGGGCGGAGCCTGACCCCGCGGTGTGAGGAATGAATGCTTTATTGAGACGCTGCGTGGCCCGCGCGGGTGAGAGTCCTTTTGCAGAATCCTGTTTCCATGGAAACCGCGTGGCGCGGTTCCTTAGTTCCTCAGTTGCTTCCCGGGGCTGGAGCTGGAAGCCGGTCGGCAGAGAGGCTTGCCTGTGTGGAGGGGCTTGTAGTCATGGGTTCAGTGCATGCCTCCATGGGGTTCTGCCATTGCGGGGAAGTTAGTGATGAGCTAGGCAGCCTTGCAAGCTCTAGGCTTTTTGCTGCGCGTGTAAATGAAGTGGAGATTTCTAATGCGGGGGAGCTTAATCGTGTTTTTCAGGCACTCCCTGTATTTGGAGAGGGAAATCCTTCAGCTCTGGGAATGAGCCGGCAGAAAGCAACCGGGTGACTCCGATGCTGCGGCAtcttatgtataaaataaaatctacaggTCCTATCACTGTGGCGGAGTACATGAAGGAGGTTTTGACCAACCCAGCCAAGGTAAACATAGGGGAGCGTGAACCACGacgtgtgtgtagagagagaagcCCGAAGGTCTCCAGAGCTGTCAAGGGATGAGCCTTTTCCGAAGTCCTTGGAATGTAGTCTAATCTGTCATCTGATCAGGTTGCATTAAAGGGCAGTGCCAAAAGAGAGGTCACGACAAATTTCTGCGGTGTTTAGGTGACAGAGTGTAGTTTGGATTTCCTGAGTTAAAGGAATGATGATTTTCTAACTAGGTTGTTCATTTCCTTGCCATAAGGAAAACGCTATCTTCATaaggttgatcttgaacttgcGGCATCTTATTTaccctcctgagtgttgggattctAGGTGATCGCcacctgcctggctataggaaagCTTTGAGTCTTTCTTGAAGGCTAAGCATCATGGTAAATCTTGGGATATGGAGATAAGACAAAGTCTTCTCAGATAATTAAACCTTGTAAGAAATATAATcgtcatattaaaaaaaaagcactggaTTTAGCTTTGGGTTGGAAGTCTTTGGAGAGAGAAGTCAGTGAAGATGCTGTTTGAAAAGACTGAACAGGTACGGATGGATCCCAGGGAGAACTAACATGGGAAGAAAGTGAGAGTTTGCATTAACATGGAAGTATAGACAAGCAGGGCTGTTGTTTTACACCTACCTTTTTATTGAGATACATCCATCATGAACATTGTGTAAGTCACTGGTATATAGTTGGATGGcgctctctttctctgtctcacaaACTCATGGGTGGATTGTCACACAAACCACATTTAAGTTGCATGATGGTCAAGAAAAAATGAAGAGCATCAGCAGGGCTAACGGGGGAGAGGAGGCTGTAAGGGTGATGAGACTCTTACTGTGCTGACTGGGAGAGGGCACGGAGTAGAGGGATGAGCATCGCATGTCTGCAGCCCTTCTACTTGAGTAATTGCTCTTCCATGAATTTTGCAAAGTGACTACTACTATGTAAAATTTAGGCAAAGACTCTGTCCttttcttggttgtttcagaagaGAGAACTTTCTTGGTAAACAGTTACTTCACTGTATGTATTATGTAACATTTTGGAGGAGTACTTTTGAAAGCCCTATTTGAAAATTAAtcctttccattttctctcttacTCAGGGATATTATGTGCATCATGATATGCTAGGAGAAAAAGGAGACTTTATTACTTCACCTGAAATAAGTCAAATCTTCGGGGAGGTAATATCCAACATGTAGACCACAAAAGAAATGCATGTTATAGATACTTGAGAGCAGACCAAGCTATGCTCATCTGCaacagtgttctctctctctctctctctctctctctctctctctctctttctctctctctttctctctctctctgtgtctttctgtctctctctttctctctgtgtgtgatttatcaaatatttaaaattttagaggagccgggcggtggtggcgcacgcctttaatcccagcacttgggaggcagaggcaggcagacttctgagtttgaggccagcctggtctacagagtgagttccaggacagccaggactacacagagaaaccctgtcttgaaaaaaaaccaaaaaaaaaaaaaaaaaaaaaaaaaaaaaaaaaaaaatttagaggaAATGGTTGAGAGAATGTTTGAAAAACTCAGATTTCACTATAGAAAAAGAAGTGGAGATATGTGAAGGACAAAGGAAGATAGAAAAGGTTTGAGAAGAGGAAAACCATGAACAATGTGATGGGctggagggggaagagagaaagagagacagagacagagacagagacagagacagagacagagaagagagagagagagagagagagagagcactgccAGCTATGATTTAACCAGGTTACAGTGGGGTCTCCCTGTAAGAAACAGTTGTGGTTCATTTACTTCCCTAAAAGTGCCTTTGATGACTTAACAATAGGAAATAGTACATAAGCAGAAGTGGAATCTAGGCTTGAGAAGGTAAATTATATTTAAGGGCTGTGTAATAGTGGAAAtcatgaggaagaagagatggcATAAGTGTTCTGTGTCCTTTTGTCCCCAAACTCTAGTAGCTTTCTATCTCATGAGTCACAAATAAGCAGTGATTGCTTATTTGTGCCATGGGCTCAGCCCTGATAGTAAGCTTTCTGTGCAGCGTATGTCCTGTCCTGACAATCCCAGTGAAGTTCTAGTGCATTCggatgtgcatgggtgtgtgcctgtgtatctgtctccctctgtgtatctgtgtatgtccaGTAACCTATATTGAATTATTTGTAAATGTTTTGCTTTTGGTATAAAGTATGTATTTATGTAGAGTTTTATGGTATaatgctttaatattttttcttgtcaTAGCTCCTAGGAGTGTGGTTTGTTAGTGAATGGATAGCCTCTGGGAAAAGTACAGCATTCCAGCTGGTGGAACTTGGTCCAGGTCGGGGTACCCTCACAGCAGATATTTTGAGGGTAAGTAATTAATAAAGAACATCTCTTAAGTCCCATAGGTTAATCTTTCTGGTTTTGAACTAGTTTGCAAATTTTATGAATCTTCTGGGTTTTCAGTCTTACTTTCTAATTCTTATGTTTGTCAACTAAAATCCAATGTCAGAGtaatgtggaggccagatgttGATGTTGGATAACTTCTACTATTGATTTTTACCTTACactttgagacaggacctctcatTGAATTGGAGTTCATCAGAAAGCTCcatcattctcctgcctctgctttcccaggattgggattaaaggtgcataccacCAGGACTGTCTGTT contains:
- the Cebpz gene encoding CCAAT/enhancer-binding protein zeta, whose product is MSADQEPLEFLAKQPWRPKEVTEDPNEEDEETENGFSLEEVLRLGGTKQDYLMLASLDDNEEVVDGGKKGTIDDLQQGELEAFIQNLNLAKYSKSLIEEDEPDKKENASKKEAKPLKVENKKQKATEGRKTSEKKVKNKTVPEQHPKSSTVSKAKKDKQPDVFEFLERQTLLLKPGGKWYEMECSSEHSLEPQPPDVVSKYKALAQKLYEQEVSLFKNKTNNQKGGSSTWMKAIVSSGTLADRMAAMILLIQDDAVHTLQFVETLMNLVKKKGSKQQCLMALDTFKELLITDLLPDSRKLRVFSQHPFHKLEELSSGNRDSRDRRLILWYYEHQLKHLVAEFVQVLETLSHDSLVTTKTRALVAAHELLCDKPEEEKALLVQVINKLGDPQNRIATKASHLLEVLLRKHPNMKGVVCGEIERLLFRSNISPKAQYYAICFLNQMVLSHEESELANKLITLYFCFFRTCIKKKDIESKMLSAILTGVNRAYPYSQTGDDKVREQVDTLFKVLHVVNFNTSVQALMLLFQVMNSQQTISDRYYTALYRKMLDPGLMTCSKQAMFLNLIYKSLKADIMLRRVKAFVKRLLQVTCTQMPPFICGALYLVSEILKAKPDLRSQLDDHPESDEENFIDVGDDSDDEKFTDADKETAIDAVKEVKAKEMEPGGSAETEKPKAASWVHFDNLKGGKQIKTYDPFSRNPLFCGAENTSLWELRKLSEHFHPSVALFAKTILEGNFIQYSGDPLQDFTLMRFLDRFVYRNPKLHKGKENTDSVVMQPKRKHFMHNVRDLAVNSKEFLAKEESQIPVDEVFFYRYYKKVAVVKEKQKRNADEESIEDVDDEEFENMIDTFEDDNCFTPGKDDIDFASNVKKTKEAKDDLGDSESSDDDELGDLDDDEVSLGSMNEEDFEIDEDGGTFMDVSDDEIEDVPESAEASPKASTKKSKRNSENDFDFAGSFQGQKKKKKSFSDSSLFVSAEEFGHLLDENMGSKFDTIGMNAMANKDNASFKQLKWEAERDDWLHNRDVKSIIRKKKKFRKKMKGTQKPKRQRN